In a single window of the Arthrobacter zhangbolii genome:
- a CDS encoding acyl-CoA dehydrogenase family protein — protein sequence MSATDIQDAQDAGRNGSARKIKDRVVTEQDARNATEAARDTGESRPSFAKGIYLGNYNLDLIRSLPDADPDEEARAELFLEALTEYCRTLDGRLIERTGVIPDEYLRGLADLGVFGIKIPRRYGGLGLSLLHYGRALMILGTVHPSMGALVSAHQSIGVPEPVKVFGNDAQKEEYLPRCAAGAVTAFLLTEPDVGSDPARLRTTAIPSEDGSEYIIDGVKLWTTNGVIAELVVVMAAVPPHGGNKGGISAFVVEMSSPGITVENRNNFMGLRGIENGVTRFTNVRVPAANRLGREGQGLKIALTTLNTGRLSIPAMCAAAGKWSLKIARGWAGAREQWGRPIGRHEAVAKKLAYIASTSFALEAVFELSAELADAGTKDIRIEAALAKLWASEMAYNIADELVQVRGGRGFETADSLAARGERAVPAEQQLRDLRINRVFEGSTEIMHLFIAREAVDAHLTAAGDLAVADAPLSAKGRAAVKASGFYGKWLPTLAVGKGSVPTSYAEFGILGKHLRYAERASRRLARSTFYGMARWQAGLEQHQVFLGRIVDIGAEIFAISASCVRALAIRREDPAEGQGAFELADTFSAESRVRIESLFDELWRNSDDADRQLAKGVLAGRYTWLEKGVLDASEGTGPWISETALGSEPKENLHRWYR from the coding sequence ATGAGTGCCACCGATATCCAGGATGCCCAGGACGCCGGCCGAAACGGCAGTGCCCGCAAAATCAAGGACCGTGTCGTCACCGAGCAGGATGCACGCAATGCCACCGAAGCGGCCCGGGACACCGGTGAATCCCGGCCGAGTTTTGCCAAGGGCATTTATCTCGGCAACTACAACCTGGACCTGATCCGGTCCCTGCCCGACGCCGACCCGGACGAGGAAGCCCGCGCCGAGCTGTTTCTGGAAGCGCTCACCGAATACTGCCGGACCCTGGACGGCCGGCTGATCGAGCGCACGGGCGTCATTCCCGACGAGTACCTGCGCGGTCTGGCAGACCTGGGCGTTTTCGGCATCAAGATCCCCCGGCGCTACGGCGGACTCGGCCTGTCGCTGCTGCACTACGGCCGGGCACTGATGATCCTCGGCACGGTACACCCCAGCATGGGCGCACTGGTCTCCGCGCACCAATCCATCGGCGTGCCGGAACCGGTGAAGGTCTTCGGCAATGACGCGCAGAAAGAGGAGTACCTGCCCCGCTGCGCCGCCGGAGCGGTAACCGCCTTCCTGCTCACCGAGCCCGACGTCGGCTCCGACCCGGCACGGCTGCGGACCACGGCCATCCCGTCGGAGGACGGCAGCGAGTACATCATTGACGGCGTGAAGCTGTGGACCACCAACGGCGTGATCGCAGAACTGGTGGTGGTAATGGCCGCCGTCCCGCCGCACGGCGGGAACAAGGGCGGCATCAGCGCATTTGTCGTCGAGATGTCCTCCCCCGGGATCACCGTGGAAAACCGCAACAACTTCATGGGGCTGCGCGGCATTGAGAACGGGGTTACCCGCTTCACCAATGTGCGTGTCCCGGCGGCAAACCGGTTGGGCCGGGAGGGACAGGGGCTGAAGATCGCCCTCACCACGCTGAACACCGGCAGGCTGTCGATCCCTGCCATGTGCGCGGCGGCGGGCAAGTGGTCGCTGAAGATTGCCCGCGGCTGGGCCGGGGCACGTGAACAGTGGGGCCGGCCCATCGGCCGGCACGAGGCCGTTGCCAAGAAGCTCGCCTACATCGCGTCGACCAGCTTCGCCCTCGAAGCGGTCTTCGAACTCTCCGCCGAGCTGGCGGACGCCGGCACCAAGGACATTCGGATCGAAGCGGCCCTCGCCAAGCTCTGGGCCAGCGAGATGGCCTACAACATTGCCGATGAGCTGGTTCAGGTGCGCGGCGGCCGGGGGTTCGAGACGGCCGATTCCCTTGCAGCCCGGGGCGAGCGCGCCGTCCCGGCGGAACAGCAGCTGCGGGACCTGCGCATCAACCGGGTTTTCGAAGGGTCAACGGAAATCATGCACCTGTTCATCGCCCGCGAAGCGGTGGATGCCCACCTCACGGCCGCCGGGGATCTGGCGGTGGCCGACGCACCGCTGAGCGCCAAGGGCCGTGCCGCCGTAAAGGCCAGCGGCTTCTACGGCAAGTGGCTGCCCACGCTGGCCGTAGGAAAGGGCAGCGTGCCGACGTCGTACGCCGAGTTCGGTATCCTCGGCAAGCACCTGCGCTACGCCGAACGGGCCTCGCGCCGGCTCGCCCGGTCAACGTTCTACGGGATGGCCCGCTGGCAGGCGGGGCTGGAGCAGCACCAGGTGTTTTTGGGACGGATAGTGGACATCGGTGCGGAGATTTTCGCGATTTCCGCCTCCTGTGTCCGGGCCTTGGCTATCCGCCGGGAGGATCCGGCGGAGGGCCAGGGTGCCTTCGAGCTCGCGGATACATTCAGTGCCGAGTCCCGGGTGCGCATCGAATCGCTCTTTGACGAACTGTGGCGGAATTCGGACGACGCCGACCGGCAGCTCGCCAAGGGCGTCCTCGCCGGACGGTACACCTGGCTCGAGAAGGGTGTGCTTGACGCTTCCGAGGGCACCGGACCGTGGATCTCCGAAACGGCGCTCGGATCCGAGCCCAAGGAGAACCTGCACCGCTGGTACCGCTAA
- a CDS encoding TIGR03085 family metal-binding protein: MAWVETERAQLVRTLRETDPFAPTLCEGWDVRRLLAHLVLREHAPWRIAADVARRPKPGQEKNLGAEANAAGTPQGYAALVDRFAAGPGRLSPFRTDAANLVEYVIHHEDIRRGAGAAAARQLPAGQQQALWKQLGMMARMGYRSSPVGVELALPGFGRRRVKAGSPSVLVSADVVELALHAMGRRAAANVSIEGGGDAVRAFREWAAR, translated from the coding sequence ATGGCATGGGTGGAAACGGAACGCGCGCAATTGGTCCGGACGCTGCGGGAGACGGACCCCTTCGCGCCAACCCTGTGTGAAGGGTGGGACGTTCGCAGGCTGCTGGCGCATCTGGTGCTCCGGGAACATGCTCCGTGGCGGATTGCCGCCGACGTGGCCCGCCGGCCCAAACCCGGACAGGAGAAAAACCTGGGGGCCGAGGCCAATGCCGCCGGCACCCCGCAGGGCTACGCAGCGCTGGTGGACAGGTTCGCTGCGGGGCCGGGCCGGTTGTCACCTTTCCGGACAGACGCAGCCAACCTGGTGGAATACGTCATCCATCACGAGGACATCCGGCGCGGGGCAGGGGCGGCCGCCGCACGCCAGCTGCCGGCCGGGCAGCAGCAGGCGCTGTGGAAGCAGCTGGGCATGATGGCCCGGATGGGCTATCGCAGCAGCCCGGTCGGCGTTGAGCTTGCCCTGCCCGGGTTCGGGCGGCGCCGGGTCAAGGCCGGGTCGCCCTCGGTGCTGGTTTCTGCCGACGTGGTGGAGCTGGCGCTTCATGCCATGGGCCGGCGTGCAGCGGCGAATGTGAGCATTGAAGGCGGCGGGGATGCCGTGCGCGCCTTCCGCGAGTGGGCGGCCCGGTAA
- a CDS encoding bifunctional 3-phenylpropionate/cinnamic acid dioxygenase ferredoxin subunit, which produces MSEGIRVADVDEISEGEALVVDAEKAGTADDIAVFHSDNGRFYALNDTCTHEEASLAEGWIEGDEVECPIHSARFCLRTGEALCLPAMVNAKAHRVEVREDQVWLYPNETPQDA; this is translated from the coding sequence ATGAGCGAGGGTATCCGCGTTGCCGATGTCGATGAAATAAGCGAGGGCGAGGCCCTGGTGGTGGATGCCGAAAAGGCCGGCACCGCTGATGACATTGCAGTGTTCCACAGCGACAACGGCCGCTTCTACGCCCTGAACGACACCTGCACGCACGAAGAAGCCTCTCTGGCCGAAGGCTGGATCGAAGGCGACGAGGTGGAGTGCCCCATCCACTCGGCACGGTTCTGCCTGCGCACCGGTGAAGCACTGTGCCTGCCGGCGATGGTGAATGCCAAGGCGCACCGCGTGGAAGTGCGCGAAGACCAAGTATGGCTGTACCCCAACGAGACGCCGCAGGACGCTTGA
- a CDS encoding acyl-CoA dehydrogenase family protein yields the protein MSPASLPPEIEDLRLRTRDFIRGTVMPAEPRPGEVVPEPLLKELREAAKAAGVFAPHAPRDYGGQGVPLEHWSPIFQEAGYSLIGPSALNCMAPDEGNMHMLHLIGSEEQKRRYLAPLVAGDARSCFGMTEPHPGAGSDPAALRSRAEKVDGGWRITGHKRFTSGANNATFCIAMVRTDAVDGAPAGATMLLVDMDAPGVRIGEQLHTMDRAIGGGHPHVHFEDVFVPDGAVLGAPGEGFRYAQVRLGPARLTHCMRWLGLARRSLDIALDRTNRREIFGSVMNELGLAQEMIAQSVIDIETSDAIITKTAALLEADAKAGSALSSVAKAHTSEAVYRVIDRSLQLCGGDGVTDRLPLASYLNEVRAFRIYDGSNETHKWAIARRASSGRRREVEHGAPYLADVTDAAGPAAGSTLTDDAAFPADAKA from the coding sequence ATGAGCCCCGCATCCCTGCCCCCGGAGATCGAAGACCTGCGCCTGCGCACCCGTGACTTCATCCGCGGCACGGTGATGCCCGCAGAGCCGCGTCCCGGCGAGGTGGTGCCGGAGCCGCTGCTGAAGGAACTTCGCGAAGCCGCGAAGGCGGCCGGCGTCTTCGCCCCGCATGCACCGCGCGACTACGGCGGCCAGGGAGTGCCGCTGGAACACTGGTCCCCCATCTTCCAGGAGGCAGGCTACTCGCTGATCGGACCGTCCGCATTGAACTGCATGGCACCCGATGAAGGGAACATGCACATGCTGCACCTGATCGGCAGCGAGGAGCAGAAGCGGCGCTATCTCGCCCCGCTGGTCGCCGGGGATGCCCGCTCCTGCTTCGGCATGACCGAGCCCCATCCCGGCGCCGGATCCGATCCGGCGGCCCTGCGCTCCCGTGCGGAGAAAGTCGACGGCGGCTGGCGGATCACCGGCCACAAACGCTTTACCAGCGGGGCCAACAACGCCACCTTCTGCATCGCCATGGTCCGCACCGATGCCGTGGACGGCGCACCCGCCGGAGCCACCATGCTGCTGGTGGATATGGACGCCCCCGGGGTACGGATCGGCGAGCAGCTGCACACCATGGACCGGGCCATCGGCGGCGGACATCCGCACGTGCATTTCGAGGACGTCTTTGTGCCCGACGGCGCCGTCCTCGGCGCGCCGGGCGAAGGCTTCCGCTACGCACAGGTACGCCTGGGCCCGGCACGCCTTACCCACTGCATGCGCTGGCTCGGCCTGGCCCGCCGCTCCCTGGACATAGCCCTGGACCGCACCAACCGGCGCGAGATCTTCGGCTCCGTCATGAACGAACTCGGCCTGGCGCAGGAAATGATCGCCCAGTCAGTCATTGACATTGAAACCTCCGACGCCATCATCACCAAGACCGCCGCCCTGCTGGAGGCCGATGCCAAGGCGGGCTCCGCCCTGTCCTCCGTGGCCAAGGCACACACCTCCGAGGCGGTCTACCGCGTGATCGACCGCAGCCTGCAGCTCTGCGGCGGCGACGGCGTCACCGACCGGCTGCCCCTGGCCTCCTACCTCAACGAGGTGCGGGCGTTCCGCATTTACGACGGCTCCAATGAAACCCACAAGTGGGCCATTGCCCGCCGGGCCTCGTCCGGCCGCCGCCGCGAGGTGGAGCACGGCGCCCCCTATCTTGCCGACGTCACGGACGCGGCCGGTCCCGCGGCCGGCAGCACACTGACCGACGACGCCGCGTTCCCCGCCGATGCGAAAGCCTGA
- a CDS encoding NAD(P)/FAD-dependent oxidoreductase: MSEAAGPASVAVVGGGIAGFSAVRELRRRGYAGTLQLVDPDGLPYDRPPLSKAFLAGSLDRERLQLAPARWYADNGVELLAESVCKLNPGSAESVLTLSSGQEQAADVVLLATGARARRLPLPGMDLPGVLTLRTAGDAGQLRALMGPEARLVILGAGLIGAETAATARGLGAEVTLVDPAELPFERAVGPEMAGYLHGLHAAHGTGYVRGRAVGIAADGRALSVDLEDGRRLTATAVLVAVGGEPVTALAEDAGLEVDGGILVDRAGRTSHPRVFAAGDSARLRGGGSLSGRHFEHWDAARRTGEAAAAGILADAPPAPGADWFWSDRYGVHLEVAGSLSVPGRTILRGAPGPGFMTFRVADDGTLAGVAAVDAGTSVRAARRLIESGRAVDPAALADAGADLRRMARARP; the protein is encoded by the coding sequence TTGAGCGAGGCGGCAGGCCCCGCCTCGGTGGCGGTGGTAGGCGGCGGCATAGCCGGATTCAGTGCGGTCCGTGAGCTTCGCCGCCGAGGGTATGCCGGCACGCTCCAACTGGTGGATCCGGACGGACTGCCATACGACCGCCCGCCGCTGAGCAAGGCCTTCCTCGCCGGCAGCCTGGACCGGGAACGGCTGCAGCTGGCGCCGGCGCGGTGGTATGCAGACAACGGCGTTGAACTGCTCGCGGAGAGCGTCTGCAAGCTTAATCCCGGAAGCGCTGAATCTGTCCTGACACTTTCCTCGGGCCAGGAGCAGGCGGCCGACGTGGTGCTGCTGGCCACCGGAGCGCGTGCCCGCCGCCTGCCACTGCCAGGCATGGACCTTCCCGGCGTCCTGACGCTGCGCACTGCAGGGGATGCCGGGCAATTGCGTGCACTGATGGGGCCGGAGGCCCGGCTGGTTATCCTCGGAGCGGGGCTGATCGGTGCCGAAACCGCTGCGACGGCGCGCGGTCTGGGGGCCGAAGTGACACTGGTGGACCCGGCGGAGCTCCCCTTTGAGCGGGCGGTGGGGCCGGAGATGGCTGGATACCTGCACGGTCTGCACGCAGCGCACGGCACCGGCTATGTCCGGGGCCGGGCAGTGGGAATCGCGGCGGATGGCCGTGCCCTTTCGGTGGATCTGGAAGACGGCCGCAGGCTGACGGCGACAGCGGTGCTTGTGGCCGTGGGTGGTGAGCCGGTCACCGCACTTGCCGAGGACGCCGGGTTGGAGGTGGACGGCGGCATTCTGGTGGACCGGGCAGGCCGCACTTCGCATCCCCGGGTCTTCGCCGCCGGCGACTCGGCACGCCTGAGGGGTGGCGGCAGCCTGTCCGGACGGCACTTCGAGCACTGGGATGCCGCCAGGCGGACCGGCGAGGCAGCGGCGGCCGGAATCCTTGCAGACGCACCGCCCGCCCCCGGCGCGGACTGGTTCTGGTCCGACCGTTACGGCGTGCACCTTGAAGTGGCAGGCAGCCTTTCAGTGCCGGGCCGGACAATATTGCGCGGGGCACCCGGCCCCGGTTTTATGACGTTCCGTGTGGCCGATGACGGGACGCTGGCCGGAGTGGCCGCCGTCGACGCCGGAACCAGCGTCCGTGCGGCCCGGAGGCTGATCGAGTCGGGGCGAGCTGTCGATCCTGCGGCACTGGCGGATGCGGGAGCGGACCTGCGGCGGATGGCCCGCGCGAGGCCCTGA
- a CDS encoding SDR family oxidoreductase yields the protein MTEQTPEQHIPGTGARLEGKTAIVTGASRGIGLAIARRLAAEGARVCITARNIGPLKEAAAEFPEGSVLVVAGKSDDPDHRAEVLETVTRAWGQLDILVNNAGVNPVYGPLTELDPAAGRRILDVNLLGTLGWVQDVCAYAALDFTGRGGAILNLSSVSAQTPAHGIGFYGISKAAVEQLTRTLAVELAPSVRVNALAPAVVKTQFARALYEGREEKVSASYPLKRLGTPEDIAGAAAFLVSEDAAWITGQILNLDGGLLAAGGSA from the coding sequence ATGACGGAACAGACACCGGAGCAGCACATACCCGGAACCGGCGCACGGTTGGAAGGCAAAACCGCCATTGTCACCGGCGCCAGCCGCGGTATCGGACTCGCCATCGCCCGCCGTCTGGCCGCCGAAGGCGCCCGCGTCTGCATCACCGCCCGCAATATCGGCCCGCTCAAGGAAGCTGCCGCCGAGTTCCCGGAAGGCAGCGTGCTGGTGGTTGCCGGCAAGTCCGATGACCCGGACCACCGCGCCGAGGTACTGGAGACGGTAACCCGCGCCTGGGGGCAGCTGGACATCCTGGTCAACAACGCCGGCGTTAATCCGGTCTACGGTCCGCTGACCGAGCTGGATCCGGCCGCCGGCCGGCGGATCCTGGACGTCAATCTGCTCGGCACGCTGGGCTGGGTACAGGACGTCTGTGCCTACGCGGCCCTGGATTTCACCGGCCGCGGCGGGGCCATCCTGAACCTCTCCTCCGTCTCCGCCCAGACCCCGGCGCACGGCATCGGGTTTTACGGCATCAGCAAGGCCGCGGTTGAACAGCTCACCCGGACCCTCGCCGTGGAACTGGCCCCCAGCGTGCGCGTTAACGCTCTGGCGCCCGCCGTCGTCAAAACACAGTTTGCCCGCGCCCTGTACGAGGGCCGGGAGGAAAAAGTCAGCGCCTCCTATCCCCTCAAACGGCTCGGCACCCCCGAAGACATTGCCGGCGCTGCGGCCTTCCTGGTCTCCGAGGACGCCGCCTGGATCACCGGGCAGATCCTGAACCTCGACGGCGGCCTGCTCGCGGCCGGTGGCTCAGCCTAA
- a CDS encoding MarR family winged helix-turn-helix transcriptional regulator yields the protein MMQNEGDWEPVRLLSTAARLVRRQVDNKLRAVGLTQERVTVLRVLLVDGPMRRAELARRLRVTAQTLGTALVSMAGQGLVEEVAIAAGKSGRLMAISERGQKLLADAENLEQDNSTVGIGPELRAELITLIRSLEPGATTQEAMVLRPESVGNGSSPTVPAGEQAGPG from the coding sequence ATGATGCAGAACGAGGGGGACTGGGAACCCGTGCGGCTGCTCTCAACCGCCGCACGGCTGGTAAGGCGCCAAGTGGACAACAAGCTGCGGGCCGTGGGCCTGACGCAGGAGCGGGTCACCGTTCTGCGGGTCCTGCTGGTGGACGGGCCCATGCGCCGGGCGGAGCTGGCCCGGCGTCTGCGCGTCACGGCGCAGACACTGGGGACGGCGCTGGTGAGTATGGCGGGGCAGGGCCTCGTGGAAGAGGTGGCCATCGCTGCGGGGAAAAGCGGCCGGTTGATGGCCATCTCCGAGCGCGGGCAGAAGCTGCTGGCCGACGCGGAGAACCTCGAACAGGATAATTCCACCGTCGGGATCGGTCCGGAACTGAGGGCGGAGCTGATCACGCTGATTCGAAGCCTTGAGCCCGGGGCCACAACGCAGGAAGCCATGGTACTGCGGCCGGAAAGCGTCGGGAACGGATCCTCCCCGACGGTCCCCGCCGGGGAGCAGGCCGGACCGGGGTAA
- a CDS encoding TetR/AcrR family transcriptional regulator, translating to MTAAGTPPNWRDFSVPALPPLLGAALDCFVEHGYHGTAIRTVATHAGLSVPGLYHHYPSKQALLVGIAESAMADLYARSSAALREAGEDVEARFALLVECLVLVHAYRWEHAFIAASEIRSLEGPARAGHIAARDRQQKLLDDVVAEGSRLGRFATRYPKDASRAVTTMCTGVAQWYRAGGPLSPEELAARYVQICRGTVQAR from the coding sequence ATGACAGCCGCCGGGACGCCGCCGAACTGGCGCGACTTCTCCGTTCCCGCCCTGCCGCCCCTGCTGGGCGCGGCCCTGGACTGCTTTGTCGAGCACGGTTACCACGGCACGGCCATCCGCACCGTTGCCACCCATGCCGGACTCTCGGTCCCGGGTCTCTACCATCACTATCCGTCCAAGCAGGCATTGTTGGTGGGCATTGCGGAATCCGCGATGGCGGACCTCTACGCCCGCAGCAGCGCGGCGCTCCGCGAGGCCGGGGAAGACGTGGAGGCGCGGTTTGCACTGCTGGTCGAATGCCTGGTGCTGGTCCATGCCTACCGCTGGGAGCACGCCTTTATTGCCGCCAGCGAGATCCGCAGCCTGGAAGGCCCCGCCCGCGCCGGCCACATCGCCGCCCGTGACCGGCAGCAGAAGCTGCTGGACGACGTCGTGGCCGAAGGGTCCCGGCTGGGCCGGTTCGCTACCCGGTATCCCAAGGACGCCAGCCGGGCGGTCACCACCATGTGCACCGGTGTTGCCCAGTGGTACCGGGCCGGCGGTCCGCTCAGCCCGGAGGAACTGGCGGCGCGCTACGTGCAGATCTGCCGGGGCACGGTCCAGGCGCGGTAG